From Ascaphus truei isolate aAscTru1 chromosome 20, aAscTru1.hap1, whole genome shotgun sequence, one genomic window encodes:
- the LOC142470998 gene encoding olfactory receptor 11A1-like, whose amino-acid sequence MYVFLGHLSLSDILLITNIVPKMLQVILEEGATIPLASCLMQFFINSVSVTAECFLLTVMSYDRYMAICNPLHYSSVMDARLCYTLAILCWFLGFMLSLIVTCMLCEIQLCGPNVIDHFYCEYGPLLELSCSDTSIVEIVGFVLAIPVIVFPFVFILLTYVYISLTILRIPSTNGKHKAFSTCSSHLAVVCVYYGTLIAKYIVPSRGKLQKINKVLSLLYTLVTPLFNPIIYSLRNQEIRAALRRCIWMVIGRQQF is encoded by the coding sequence ATGTATGTTTTCCTCGGTCATCTGTCGTTATCTGACATCTTGCTCATTACAAATATTGTCCCCAAAATGCTGCAGGTTATATTGGAAGAAGGGGCAACCATCCCTCTTGCGAGCTGCTTAATGCAGTTTTTCATTAATTCTGTATCAGTAACCGCTGAATGCTTTCTTCTCACAGTGATGTCTTATGACCGATACATGGCTATCTGTAACCCGTTGCATTACTCCAGCGTGATGGATGCCAGGCTGTGCTATACCTTAGCTATTCTGTGTTGGTTTTTAGGGTTTATGCTGTCACTTATTGTAACATGCATGTTATGTGAAATACAATTATGTGGCCCCAATGTCATTGACCATTTCTACTGTGAGTATGGTCCTTTGTTAGAATTGTCTTGTTCAGATACTTCCATTGTAGAAATAGTAGGTTTTGTGCTAGCCATTCCTGTAATTGTTTTCCCATTTGTGTTCATTCTTTTAACATATGTTTATATCTCACTAACCATCCTCCGGATCCCCTCCACTAATGGGAAACACAAAGCCTTCTCCACCTGTAGCTCTCATCTAGCAGTTGTGTGTGTCTATTATGGGACACTGATTGCAAAATACATAGTTCCATCAAGAGGAAAATTACAAAAGATAAACAAGGTCTTATCTCTGCTGTACACATTAGTGACTCCATTATTCAATCCAATAATATATAGCCTGAGGAATCAGGAGATCAGAGCAGCTCTGAGGAGATGTATCTGGATGGTGATAGGAAGACAACAGTTCTGA